One Buteo buteo chromosome 5, bButBut1.hap1.1, whole genome shotgun sequence DNA window includes the following coding sequences:
- the PGD gene encoding 6-phosphogluconate dehydrogenase, decarboxylating, with protein MAEADIALIGLAVMGQNLILNMNDHGFVVCAFNRTVSKVDDFLANEAKGTKVIGAHSLEEMVSKLKKPRRIILLVKAGNAVDDFINKLVPLLETGDIIIDGGNSEYRDTTRRCKELQEKGILFVGSGVSGGEEGARYGPSLMPGGAKEAWPHIKTIFQSIAAKVGSGEPCCDWVGDEGAGHFVKMVHNGIEYGDMQLICEAYHLMKDVVGMEHDEMSKVFQEWNKTELDSFLIEITANILKFKDSDGKYLLPKIKDSAGQKGTGKWTAISALEYGVPVTLIGEAVFARCLSSLKDERVQASKLLDGPKMTQFSGNKKAFLEDIRKALYASKIISYAQGFMLLRQAAKEFGWTLNYGGIALMWRGGCIIRSVFLGKIKDAFDRNPELQNLLLDDFFKTAVENCQDSWRRVISTGVQIGIPMPCFTTALSFYDGYRHEILPANLIQAQRDYFGAHTYELLSKPGVFIHTNWTGHGGSVSSSAYNV; from the exons ATGGCTGA GGCTGACATTGCTTTGATTGGACTGGCTGTGATGGGTCAAAACCTTATTTTGAACATGAACGATCATGGCTTTGTG GTTTGTGCTTTTAACAGGACGGTTTCCAAAGTGGATGACTTTCTGGCCAATGAGGCCAAGGGAACCAAAGTGATTGGTGCTCACAGCCTGGAAGAGATGGTCTCTAAGTTAAAGAAGCCCCGTCGCATTATCTTGCTGGTGAAGGCTGGAAATGCAGTGGATGACTTCATCAATAAATTG GTACCATTGTTGGAGACTGGAGACATCATAATTGATGGTGGGAATTCTGAGTATAGAGATACCACG AGACGTTGTAAGGAACTACAGGAAAAGGGCATCTTGTTTGTTGGAAGCGGTGTTAGTGGTGGAGAGGAGGGTGCCAGATACGGTCCTTCACTCATGCCAGGAGGAGCCAAAGAAGCCTG GCCCCACATCAAGACCATATTTCAAAGCATTGCTGCTAAAGTGGGATCTGGGGAACCTTGTTGTGACTGG GTAGGAGATGAGGGTGCTGGACACTTTGTGAAGATGGTGCACAATGGGATTGAATATGGAGACATGCAGCTGATCTGTGAGGCCTATCACCTGATGAAAGATGTGGTGGGCATGGAGCATGATGAGATGTCAAAG gTATTTCAGGAATGGAATAAGACAGAGTTGGACTCTTTCCTGATTGAAATCACAGCCAATATTCTCAAATTCAAAGACAGCGATGGCAAATACCTCCTCCCAAAGATCAAGGACAGTGCAGGACAAAAAGGCACAGGAAAGTGGACAGCCATTTCAGCCCTGGAGTATGGAGTCCCTGTCACACTCATAG GTGAAGCTGTGTTTGCACGGTGCCTGTCTTCCCTCAAGGATGAGAGAGTACAGGCCAGTAAGCTGCTGGATGGGCCTAAAATGACTCAGTTCAGTGGGAACAAGAAAGCTTTTCTGGAGGACATACGCAAG gCCCTGTATGCTTCCAAGATTATTTCATATGCTCAAGGCTTCATGCTGCTGAGACAAGCAGCCAAAGAATTTGGCTGGACACTGAATTATGGTGGCATTGCACTAATGTGGAGGGGAGGCTGCATCATCAGAAG TGTGTTCCTGGGAAAAATCAAAGATGCTTTTGATCGAAACCCTGAGCTCCAGAATTTGCTGTTGGATGATTTCTTTAAGACAGCTGTTGAAAACTGCCAG gACTCCTGGCGACGTGTAATCAGTACTGGAGTACAGATTGGTATTCCTATGCCCTGCTTCACTACAGCACTTTCATTTTATGATGGATACAGGCATGAAATATTACCAGCTAACCTGATTCAG GCTCAGCGTGATTACTTTGGTGCACATACATATGAATTATTATCAAAGCCAGGTGTATTTATCCATACTAACTGGACAGGCCATGGAGGAAGTGTGTCCTCTTCTGCCTACAATGTCTAA
- the CENPS gene encoding centromere protein S, which produces MEAAGGEERVLLTQRLKAAVHYTVGCLCQDVAENKEVQFSKQTIAAIAEITFRQCENFAKDLEMFARHAKRSTVTTEDVKLLARRSNSLLKYITQKSDELISSNMEQKEKKKKKSSAAKGGRTSGEQVIVTESEDSNMA; this is translated from the exons ATGGAGGCGGCGGGCGGTGAGGAGAGGGTCCTTCTCACCCAG aGGCTGAAGGCTGCGGTTCACTACACGGTTGGCTGCCTGTGTCAGGATGttgcagaaaataaagaggTGCAATTCAGCAAACAAACCATTGCAGCTATTGCAGAGATCACCTTCAGGCAGTGCG AGAACTTTGCAAAAGACCTCGAAATGTTTGCAAG GCATGCAAAACGAAGTACAGTCACTACAGAGGATGTGAAGCTTTTGGCTAGAAGGAGCAATTCTTTG CTGAAGTATATCACCCAGAAGAGTGATGAGCTCATATCAAGTAACATGgaacaaaaggagaagaagaaaaagaagtccaGTGCAGCTAAGGGAGGGAGAACTTCTGGGGAACAAGTCATTGTGACTGAAAGCGAAGATTCCAACATGGCATGA